GCAATACCTATATTATAATATTTTTTATAAATTATATTTTCACCACTGGCATCCAATGATGCGTTGAATTGCGGGTACTCATGTAGAGCCTTACAAACTACGCTACAAACAAATGCTAACAGGGTTAATTTGTAATCTTGATTTTTGGTGCTCTCTGATTCTGATTTTCTAAACGCTTCCAAGTCTGTAATGTCTGCTTCATCAAATTGGGTGACATGTGGAATGCTTATCCAGGAGCGATGTACGTTTATTCCAGTAAGCTTTTTAATTTTGTTTAAAGGCTTTGTTTCTATTGAACCAAATTTACTAAAATCTATAACTGGATTTGATGGTAAATTGAAGCTTCCTGGTGTAGTTTTTTCACTTAAACATGCTTTGATATATTTTTGAAGATCTTCTTTTGTAATACGAGATTTTCTTCCACTTCCCTGAACCAGCGATAAATCGACTCCAAATTCTCTTGCCAATCTTCTTACTGATGGGCCCGCAGATATTAAGAGACTTTTTGATTCAGCTATCTCCAGGTTGCTAATTGATATTGGTTCAGATTTTAGCTCTTCATGCGGTTTCTCAGTTTCTTTGATAGGTTGTTCTGATATATTTTTAATCTGACTTTTTTCGATTTCAGGTGCCTCAGGCATTGCAGAAATCTTTAAAATTAGAATAGGAATACCTTGTGATACTTTATCTCCTAATTTAATTTTCATTTCCATGACTTTACCAGCATAGGGTGAAGGAATATCCATCGTTGCTTTATCACCCTCTAATGTAATTAATGCCTGGTCTTTTTCTATTTCCATCCCCGGCTTGACTAAAATATCAATGACATCTACATCGGTTGCGCCACCAATATCCGGAATGGATACTTCAATGTCTTTGGAACCAGGTGTAGATGTGGTTGTTTTTATATCGACGGGTTGCTCTTCTGATTTGGTTTGCAAATTCTGTTTTTGTGATTCGGCCTTTTGTTCCAGCGGACTGGAAACATTTATGGTTGAATCTGATTTGGCTTTGATAATGAGGTCGCCTTCCGATACTTTGTCACCGATTTTAACGAGGATTTGCGTTACCGTTCCAGAAATTGGAGAAGGGATGTCCATGCTTGCTTTTTCCGATTCAAGCGTAATCAAGGGTGTATCCACTTCAATTGAATCACCTTCCTTAACTAAAATCTCAATGACATCAACTTGAGTAGCGCCACCGATATCAGGAATTTTAATTTCACTTTCTTTTGTCATATTTTCCTCAGCATTCAGTTAAACCGGAACTGTGTTTTGTTCTGATTAATTGTTTAACTAATGGGTCATTGGGTTTAATTTATCTGGATTAATATTGTAACGTTTCATGGCATCGACAACTTTTGTTTTGTCAAGCGTTCCTTCAGCTACCAGTGCATTTAATGCTGTCAAGACTATAAATTTTGCATCAACTTCAAAGAAATGGCGGAGCTGTGTTCGAGTATCAC
Above is a genomic segment from Legionella pneumophila subsp. pascullei containing:
- a CDS encoding dihydrolipoyllysine-residue acetyltransferase, producing the protein MTKESEIKIPDIGGATQVDVIEILVKEGDSIEVDTPLITLESEKASMDIPSPISGTVTQILVKIGDKVSEGDLIIKAKSDSTINVSSPLEQKAESQKQNLQTKSEEQPVDIKTTTSTPGSKDIEVSIPDIGGATDVDVIDILVKPGMEIEKDQALITLEGDKATMDIPSPYAGKVMEMKIKLGDKVSQGIPILILKISAMPEAPEIEKSQIKNISEQPIKETEKPHEELKSEPISISNLEIAESKSLLISAGPSVRRLAREFGVDLSLVQGSGRKSRITKEDLQKYIKACLSEKTTPGSFNLPSNPVIDFSKFGSIETKPLNKIKKLTGINVHRSWISIPHVTQFDEADITDLEAFRKSESESTKNQDYKLTLLAFVCSVVCKALHEYPQFNASLDASGENIIYKKYYNIGIAVDTANGLVVPVIKNVDKLSVIDIAKEMSRLSTKAREKGLTPIDMSGGCFTISSLGGIGGTAFTPIVNSPEVAILGLSRSVIKPMYDNKEFKPRLMLPISLSYDHRVIDGAEAARFTRFLCECLGDIRRVLL